One genomic region from Spirosoma sp. KCTC 42546 encodes:
- a CDS encoding DUF2846 domain-containing protein encodes MMPVLVALLVSLFTGNEQRPANQPESAQLILYREKEFISGLGKAYTFKINEQKQGKLSPNRFVQVTIPVGRIKVEFDNDYFTHSRPLWLSVQAGQTYYVKAAVEVDFLSSMMVMAPVDPQQARQELRRMKPEQPD; translated from the coding sequence ATGATGCCGGTCCTAGTTGCGCTGCTTGTGTCGCTATTTACAGGAAACGAACAGCGCCCTGCCAACCAACCCGAATCAGCTCAATTGATTCTGTACCGCGAAAAGGAATTTATTTCGGGCCTTGGGAAAGCGTATACCTTCAAAATCAATGAACAGAAGCAGGGCAAACTTTCGCCCAACCGGTTTGTTCAAGTAACCATACCTGTGGGTCGAATTAAAGTGGAGTTTGATAATGATTATTTTACGCATAGTCGGCCACTTTGGTTATCGGTGCAGGCTGGTCAAACCTACTACGTGAAGGCGGCAGTCGAAGTCGATTTCCTGAGCAGTATGATGGTGATGGCACCCGTTGATCCGCAACAGGCCCGCCAGGAGCTTCGTCGTATGAAACCTGAGCAACCCGATTAA
- a CDS encoding ComEC/Rec2 family competence protein, whose translation MMQTAWANRFFSFLSIFLLLIRISKAQSPKEMLPPWKAGHLDIHHINTGRGNATFFILPDGTTMLIDAGALDPTSERTLSPRNTPAVPSAEKQPGEWIARYITRFMTMSQLQPKLDYAQITHFHNDHMGSPSRISPKSENGNFVLTGITEVAAYLPIDKIIDRGWPDYAYPYPLTNQMVTNYRAFADWQTKHKGTVFERSKPGRTDQIVLTKNPNQFAKTVEIRNIIANGELWTGSGTETRQLFPALTGLSQQQLPSENMCSIGVRLRYGQFDYFSGGDMPGVLRFGAPTWHDVETPVSKVVGPVDAHILDHHGNRDSQNDNLLAALRPRVVIIPVWSSDHPGHDVLDRIYSQEIYPGERDVFATGMLDANKLVIGELLNRLKSDKGHIVIRVAPGGERYQVITLDDSTENFTVKAVFGPYQAR comes from the coding sequence ATGATGCAAACTGCCTGGGCCAACCGATTTTTCTCGTTTCTCTCGATTTTTCTCTTGCTGATCAGGATCAGTAAAGCGCAAAGTCCCAAAGAAATGTTGCCACCCTGGAAAGCCGGGCATCTGGATATTCATCATATTAATACAGGCCGGGGGAATGCCACGTTTTTTATTTTGCCCGATGGGACAACGATGCTGATCGACGCCGGAGCTCTTGACCCCACGTCAGAACGAACCCTAAGCCCCCGGAATACACCCGCTGTACCCAGTGCCGAAAAGCAACCCGGCGAATGGATTGCCCGGTATATTACAAGGTTCATGACGATGAGCCAGCTTCAGCCGAAGCTGGATTATGCACAGATCACGCACTTTCATAATGACCACATGGGTAGCCCCTCCCGGATTTCGCCGAAATCGGAGAACGGTAACTTCGTGCTGACGGGCATTACGGAGGTGGCCGCGTATTTGCCCATCGACAAGATTATTGATCGGGGCTGGCCGGATTATGCCTATCCGTACCCACTGACCAACCAGATGGTGACGAATTATCGGGCATTTGCCGACTGGCAAACCAAACATAAGGGCACTGTCTTTGAGCGCAGCAAGCCTGGGCGTACGGATCAGATTGTCCTGACGAAAAATCCGAATCAATTCGCTAAAACGGTTGAAATCAGAAACATCATTGCCAACGGAGAGTTGTGGACGGGTTCAGGAACAGAAACACGGCAGCTTTTCCCAGCCCTAACCGGACTATCTCAACAGCAGCTCCCGTCTGAAAATATGTGCAGCATTGGCGTCCGGCTTCGCTACGGCCAGTTTGATTATTTCTCGGGGGGCGATATGCCTGGTGTCCTGCGGTTTGGTGCGCCCACGTGGCATGATGTAGAGACGCCGGTCTCTAAAGTGGTTGGCCCTGTAGATGCCCATATTCTTGATCATCACGGCAATCGGGATTCGCAAAACGACAATCTGTTGGCCGCGCTTCGTCCCAGGGTTGTTATCATTCCGGTCTGGTCGTCGGACCATCCCGGCCACGATGTACTCGACCGTATTTACTCGCAGGAGATATACCCAGGGGAACGGGATGTTTTCGCAACCGGCATGCTGGACGCGAACAAGCTGGTAATCGGGGAGTTACTGAACCGGCTCAAAAGCGATAAAGGTCATATTGTAATTCGTGTTGCACCAGGAGGGGAGCGCTATCAGGTTATAACGCTAGACGACAGTACCGAAAATTTCACAGTTAAAGCTGTCTTCGGGCCTTATCAGGCACGCTAA